The Deltaproteobacteria bacterium genome window below encodes:
- the flgM gene encoding flagellar biosynthesis anti-sigma factor FlgM, whose product MRITDKSALVELAGYLKGTDNISQRHDANLKDISKDKADKVELSQRSKEIRKAREVVEASPDIRAEKVDSIKKAVENNAYNIKGEEIARSIIKRSLIDTVL is encoded by the coding sequence ATGAGGATTACAGATAAAAGTGCATTGGTAGAATTGGCAGGTTATCTCAAAGGGACCGATAATATATCCCAAAGACATGATGCCAATCTCAAAGACATATCTAAAGATAAGGCGGATAAGGTTGAGTTATCCCAGAGGTCTAAAGAGATTCGGAAGGCAAGAGAGGTAGTAGAGGCATCTCCGGATATAAGGGCAGAAAAGGTTGATAGTATAAAGAAGGCAGTAGAAAATAATGCCTATAATATCAAAGGCGAAGAGATTGCACGGAGTATAATAAAAAGGTCACTCATAGATACCGTGTTGTAA